CAGTTCAAGGCCGTCTTCCTGGGCCTCGAGAAGCGCGACTACGTGCGGGCCGCCTCCTGCCAGAAGTGCATGCGCGTCAGCGGCAAGCACAACGACCTCGAGGAGGTGGGCCGCGACGCCCGCCACCACACCTTCTTCGAGATGCTGGGCAACTGGTCCTTCGGCGAGTACGGCAAGCGCGAGTCGCTGGAGTGGGGCTGGGACTTCCTGACCCGCGAGATGGGCCTCGACCCCGCCCGCCTGTGGGCCTCGGTCTACAAGGACGACGACGACGCCTACGCCATCTGGCGCGACGTCATCAAGCTGCCCACGGAGCGCATCAAGCGCCTGGGCGACCTGGACCAGGGCGACGAGGAGAACTTCTGGTCGATGGGCGACACCGGCCCCTGCGGCCCCTGCTCCGAGGTCTACATCGACCAGGGCGCGGACATGGCCTGCGACCACCCGCGGGGCTGCGCGCTGGGCGTCTGCGACTGCGACCGCTGGCTCGAACTGTGGAACCACGTCTTCATGGAGTTCGACCGCGACGAGACCGGGCGCCTGAACCCGCTGCCGATGCTCAGCGTGGACACCGGCATGGGGCTCGAGCGCCTGGTGGCCGTGGCCCAGGGCGTGCGCAGCAACTTCCTGAGCGACCTGTTCACGCCGCTGATCGATTTCGTGGCCGAGCTGTCGGGCCGCCGCCCCGAAGGCGAGGACCGCGTCTCGATGCAGGTCATCGCCGACCACGCCCGCGCCGTCACCTTCGCGGTGACCGACGGCGCCGCGCCCGCCAACGAGGGCCGCGGCTACGTCGTGCGCCGCATCCTGCGCCGCGCGGCGCGCCACGGCCGCCGCCTCGAGCTGCGCGAACCCTTCCTGTGGCGCTGCGCCGAGGTGGTCGTGCGCGAGATGGGCGCCGCCTACCCCGAGCTGGTCGAGCGGCAGGCCCGCGTCATCGACGTGATCCGCCGCGAGGAGGAGCGCTTCAACCTGACGCTCGACCGCGGCCTGCAGGTCTACGGCGAGATGCGCGACACGGCGCGGACCGCCGGCCGCGACCGCCTCGACGGCGCCGACGCCTTCAAGCTGCACGACACCTTCGGCTTCCCGCTGGACCTGACGCGCGTGATCGCCGGCGAGGACGGCCTGGCCGTGGACGAGGCCGGGTTCGCCGAACACATGGAGCGCCAGCGCGCCGGCAGCGGCAAGGAGCGCCGCTTCATGGCCGGCGTCGGCGCCTGGCTGGCGGTCGGCGACGCCGACCCGGCCCGCCAGCGCGGCGTCTTCACCGGCTACGGCAGCCTGCGCGAGGAGGCCCGCGCGCTCGGCGTGCGCCCCCTGGGTGAGAGTTCCTTGGGCGACGGCCGCTGCCAGCTGCTCTGCGACCGCACGCCCTTCTACGCCGAGTCGGGCGGCCAGATCGGCGACGCCGGCACGGTCGTCCTGGCCGACGGGTCGTCCTACGCGGTCTCGACGACCGTGGCCGATGAGGCCGGCCCGCTCGCGATCGTGGCCGCCGACGCCGAGGACCTCGCCGCGCGCCTGCGCCGCGACCCGCGCGTCGTGCTGGCGGTGGGACCGGACCGCACCGCCACCATGCGCCACCACACCGCGACGCACCTGCTGCACGCGGCCCTGCGGCAGGTCCTGGGCGAGCACGTGACCCAGGCCGGCAGCGAGGTCGGCCCCGAGAAGCTGCGCTTCGACTTCCACCACGACGGCGCCCTGGACGAGGTGCAGCTCGCGCGCGTCGAGGAGATCGTCAACCGCGAGGTCCTGGCCAACGGCGAGGTGCGCGTCCACCTGGACGTGCCTTTGGCCGAAGCCCGCGCGCGCGGGGCCATGGCCCTGTTCGGCGAGAAGT
The genomic region above belongs to bacterium and contains:
- the alaS gene encoding alanine--tRNA ligase, with the translated sequence MNAKQIRARFLEFYAERGHTVVASSSLVPQDDPTLIFTNAGMNQFKAVFLGLEKRDYVRAASCQKCMRVSGKHNDLEEVGRDARHHTFFEMLGNWSFGEYGKRESLEWGWDFLTREMGLDPARLWASVYKDDDDAYAIWRDVIKLPTERIKRLGDLDQGDEENFWSMGDTGPCGPCSEVYIDQGADMACDHPRGCALGVCDCDRWLELWNHVFMEFDRDETGRLNPLPMLSVDTGMGLERLVAVAQGVRSNFLSDLFTPLIDFVAELSGRRPEGEDRVSMQVIADHARAVTFAVTDGAAPANEGRGYVVRRILRRAARHGRRLELREPFLWRCAEVVVREMGAAYPELVERQARVIDVIRREEERFNLTLDRGLQVYGEMRDTARTAGRDRLDGADAFKLHDTFGFPLDLTRVIAGEDGLAVDEAGFAEHMERQRAGSGKERRFMAGVGAWLAVGDADPARQRGVFTGYGSLREEARALGVRPLGESSLGDGRCQLLCDRTPFYAESGGQIGDAGTVVLADGSSYAVSTTVADEAGPLAIVAADAEDLAARLRRDPRVVLAVGPDRTATMRHHTATHLLHAALRQVLGEHVTQAGSEVGPEKLRFDFHHDGALDEVQLARVEEIVNREVLANGEVRVHLDVPLAEARARGAMALFGEKYGETVRMIEIPGTTAAFSATAAFSLELCGGTHVARTGDIGPVRITAESSSAAGVRRLEAVAGERALALARRDREQLAAVRGLVRQDGEPAALVAAVMQERDELARELRRLKQQSAAGSLDALLGGAVDVAGVRVLAARVTADDRDALLALGDRARDGLGSGVVVLAAEWEGKATLLVTVTADLVAGKKLHAGNLVKAVAERVGGRGGGKPNTAQAGLPEGTVDAALAAVPAAITDALA